Proteins from one Ornithobacterium rhinotracheale genomic window:
- a CDS encoding DUF3108 domain-containing protein, which yields MKKLYFIVVTFLSFLLQAQGIADSEFLKYRVHYGFVNAGFATLKIKEVSYNGRPHWHVIGKGSSSGAVRVFFKVDDRYETYIDKFTYQPSKFVRNINEGGYTKNKTLTFDHKKRFVYEHNLENGRKTTYRYNTDVQDMLSAFYYLRTMANTDFAIGSAKTINVFMDGQIYPFKLKILGKENIKSKFGTIKCIKMRPYVQSGRVFKEQESVTIWVSDDANLIPIQLEAELAVGSLKMSLYEYKNIKTPLAFK from the coding sequence ATGAAGAAATTATATTTTATAGTAGTTACTTTTTTAAGTTTTTTACTCCAAGCTCAAGGTATAGCCGATAGTGAATTTCTAAAATACAGAGTTCACTATGGATTTGTGAATGCTGGTTTTGCCACTTTAAAAATTAAAGAAGTAAGCTACAATGGTCGCCCACATTGGCATGTAATAGGCAAAGGGAGTTCTAGCGGTGCTGTGAGAGTTTTCTTTAAGGTCGACGACCGATACGAAACCTATATAGATAAATTCACTTATCAGCCTAGTAAATTTGTAAGAAATATAAACGAAGGGGGGTACACAAAAAATAAGACCTTAACTTTCGACCACAAAAAAAGATTTGTGTATGAACACAATCTTGAAAATGGAAGAAAAACGACTTATCGATATAATACAGATGTGCAAGATATGCTTTCTGCATTCTACTATTTAAGAACAATGGCCAATACCGATTTTGCCATAGGAAGTGCTAAAACAATCAATGTGTTTATGGATGGACAAATCTATCCTTTTAAATTAAAAATTCTGGGTAAAGAAAACATAAAATCTAAATTCGGAACCATTAAATGCATCAAAATGCGCCCTTATGTGCAAAGTGGCCGTGTGTTTAAAGAACAGGAAAGTGTGACCATTTGGGTAAGCGACGATGCCAATTTAATCCCTATCCAGCTGGAGGCTGAACTAGCCGTAGGATCATTAAAAATGTCTCTTTATGAGTACAAAAACATCAAAACGCCTTTAGCCTTTAAATAA
- a CDS encoding 2-oxoacid:acceptor oxidoreductase subunit alpha, producing the protein MKTELKQVVILFAGDSGDGMQLTGSQFTNTSAHIGNDISTFPDFPAEIRAPGGTIAGVSGFQLHFGSVKITSPGDGCDVLVAMNAAALIKNQFKLKPNGIVIANTEGFNAKNLRLAKVENNPLDEVRKHAKVYEIDITQQTNEALKDSELGTKDKDRTKNMFALGFVYWLYSRPLDFTIDFLKNKFGNKPEILDANIKVLKAGYHFGEISDTFTERFEVKPAKMPAGKYRNITGNHALAIGLVAAAQKAKLDLFYGGYPITPASDILHHLAKYKNLGVKTFQAEDEIAAMASVIGASYAGDLAVTASSGPGIALKTEAIGLAIMLELPAVIVNVQRGGPSTGLPTKTEQADLLQAVHGRNGEAPLVVVAAKSPKDCFQMAYEACRIALEHMTPVMLLSDGYLGNGSEPWKFPTAEDLQEIHPKTVSPQNKDPFLPYLRDENGVRDWAIPGMPELEHRVGGLEKQHLTGDVSYNPDNHEFMIKQRAEKINKIQDFIPQAVYECGDENADVLILGWGSTYGSILAATPLLAQDGISVAHVQLNYICPFPKNLGEILAKHKYVIIPEINQGQLVKLIRDEFLVNALKLNKTKGTPFTALEIYEGVKKLIES; encoded by the coding sequence GTGAAAACAGAACTAAAACAAGTAGTAATCCTCTTTGCTGGAGATTCGGGTGATGGTATGCAGCTCACGGGCTCACAATTCACCAATACTTCTGCACACATTGGTAATGACATAAGTACATTTCCAGATTTCCCTGCCGAAATCCGTGCCCCAGGTGGCACCATTGCAGGCGTTTCGGGATTTCAATTGCATTTTGGTAGCGTCAAAATCACCTCGCCAGGAGATGGATGCGATGTTTTAGTTGCCATGAACGCTGCGGCTCTCATCAAAAATCAATTTAAATTAAAACCCAACGGAATTGTAATTGCCAATACCGAAGGCTTTAATGCTAAAAATTTAAGACTTGCCAAAGTGGAAAATAATCCACTTGATGAGGTGAGAAAACATGCCAAAGTCTACGAAATCGACATTACGCAACAGACTAACGAAGCTTTGAAGGATTCTGAACTAGGCACCAAAGACAAAGACCGAACTAAAAATATGTTTGCGCTCGGTTTTGTGTACTGGCTATATAGTCGTCCGTTAGATTTCACGATTGACTTTTTGAAAAATAAATTTGGCAATAAACCCGAAATTTTAGATGCCAATATTAAGGTTTTAAAGGCTGGATATCACTTCGGAGAAATCAGCGATACATTCACAGAAAGATTCGAAGTAAAGCCCGCCAAGATGCCCGCAGGAAAATACCGAAATATTACGGGAAATCACGCATTAGCCATTGGGCTTGTGGCAGCTGCACAAAAAGCAAAACTAGATTTATTCTACGGCGGATATCCAATTACGCCAGCCTCAGATATTTTGCACCATTTAGCTAAATATAAAAATTTAGGCGTAAAAACATTTCAAGCAGAAGATGAAATTGCTGCCATGGCATCGGTTATTGGCGCTTCGTATGCGGGAGATTTAGCCGTTACTGCCTCATCTGGACCAGGAATTGCGCTAAAAACAGAAGCCATAGGACTTGCCATTATGCTTGAATTGCCTGCTGTCATCGTAAATGTTCAGCGTGGGGGACCTTCTACTGGATTACCAACCAAAACGGAACAAGCCGACTTATTGCAAGCCGTGCACGGCCGAAATGGTGAGGCTCCGCTCGTGGTTGTGGCTGCAAAATCTCCCAAAGATTGTTTCCAGATGGCGTATGAGGCTTGTCGCATTGCGCTTGAGCATATGACCCCCGTGATGTTGCTATCCGATGGCTATTTAGGTAATGGTTCCGAGCCTTGGAAATTCCCAACTGCCGAAGATTTACAAGAAATTCATCCAAAAACAGTTTCTCCACAAAACAAAGACCCTTTCTTGCCTTATTTAAGAGATGAAAACGGCGTGAGAGATTGGGCGATTCCAGGCATGCCAGAATTGGAACACCGCGTGGGAGGATTAGAGAAACAGCACTTAACTGGCGATGTGAGCTATAATCCAGATAACCATGAATTTATGATTAAGCAAAGAGCTGAAAAAATCAACAAAATTCAGGATTTTATCCCGCAAGCAGTTTACGAATGTGGCGATGAAAATGCTGATGTATTGATTTTAGGCTGGGGAAGCACATACGGCTCTATTTTAGCAGCCACCCCTCTACTCGCTCAAGATGGAATTTCGGTGGCGCATGTCCAGTTGAATTACATATGCCCATTCCCTAAAAATTTAGGCGAAATTTTAGCTAAACATAAATATGTAATTATCCCTGAAATTAATCAAGGGCAATTGGTAAAATTGATTCGCGATGAATTTTTGGTAAATGCTTTAAAATTGAATAAGACCAAAGGTACACCATTCACAGCTTTAGAAATCTATGAAGGAGTGAAAAAATTAATCGAAAGCTAA
- a CDS encoding NifU family protein codes for MQEDLKIKVEKALDEIRPFLKSDGGDIELIDIADNIVTVRLLGACMGCSVNQMTLKSGVEMTIKKHAPEIREIINLQS; via the coding sequence ATGCAAGAAGATTTAAAAATTAAAGTTGAAAAGGCTCTAGATGAAATCAGACCTTTCTTAAAATCAGATGGGGGCGACATCGAACTCATCGACATTGCCGATAACATTGTAACTGTGCGCCTACTCGGGGCTTGCATGGGCTGCAGTGTAAACCAAATGACACTAAAATCTGGCGTGGAAATGACTATCAAAAAACATGCGCCAGAAATTAGAGAAATCATAAATTTACAATCGTAG
- a CDS encoding Mrp/NBP35 family ATP-binding protein, whose product MSITKNYIKDIFEAMGLMQWVKNLQIMGDKIMIDAESPSPTMHDKKKLEEALTAAIKDKLPEADLAIKVTAKPTPKQAPVSPENPKILGKKLDGVQNIIAVASGKGGVGKSTLSSNLAISLKNMGFSVGLLDADIHGPSIPLMFDVENAKPQSVEVDGVSKIQPVESYGVKLLSIGFFADPEQAIVWRGAMASKALQQLIHEANWGKLDFLIIDLPPGTGDIQLSLVQQLPITGAVIISTPQQVALSDAKKGIGMFKLDAINVPVLGIVENMSYFTPAELPNNKYYIFGENGAKNLAEQNGVPFLGEVPIVQSIREASDVGRPAALQGNTIASEAYRNIAKNMIESLAERNTNLPPTEIVRITTMAGCSTQ is encoded by the coding sequence ATGAGTATTACAAAAAACTATATAAAAGACATTTTCGAAGCCATGGGGCTTATGCAGTGGGTGAAAAACCTGCAAATTATGGGAGATAAAATCATGATTGATGCGGAGTCCCCTTCGCCTACTATGCACGACAAAAAGAAATTGGAAGAGGCACTTACAGCTGCCATCAAAGATAAATTACCTGAAGCGGATTTGGCAATCAAAGTTACTGCAAAGCCTACCCCAAAACAGGCTCCCGTTTCGCCTGAAAACCCAAAGATTTTAGGCAAAAAATTGGACGGCGTTCAAAACATCATCGCAGTTGCGTCTGGTAAAGGAGGCGTAGGGAAATCTACCCTTTCATCTAACCTTGCGATTAGCCTTAAAAACATGGGCTTTTCGGTGGGGTTGCTTGATGCCGACATCCACGGGCCGTCTATCCCGTTGATGTTTGATGTAGAAAATGCTAAACCACAATCGGTTGAAGTAGATGGCGTTTCAAAAATTCAGCCTGTAGAAAGTTATGGCGTAAAATTGCTTTCTATCGGATTTTTCGCCGATCCTGAGCAAGCAATCGTTTGGCGTGGAGCAATGGCTTCTAAGGCTTTACAACAATTAATTCACGAAGCAAATTGGGGAAAATTAGATTTCCTTATCATTGACTTACCTCCAGGAACAGGCGACATTCAATTATCACTTGTTCAGCAACTTCCTATCACAGGTGCAGTTATCATCAGCACGCCACAGCAGGTGGCACTTTCGGATGCCAAAAAAGGAATTGGCATGTTTAAACTAGACGCCATCAATGTTCCTGTTTTAGGTATTGTAGAAAACATGTCTTACTTTACGCCAGCGGAATTGCCTAACAATAAATATTACATTTTTGGCGAAAATGGGGCTAAAAACTTAGCCGAGCAAAACGGCGTTCCGTTCTTAGGCGAAGTGCCAATTGTTCAAAGTATTCGTGAGGCGAGCGATGTGGGAAGACCTGCCGCATTGCAAGGCAATACCATTGCAAGCGAGGCGTACCGAAATATCGCTAAAAACATGATTGAAAGCTTGGCAGAAAGAAACACAAATTTACCACCGACTGAAATCGTGCGCATTACCACGATGGCTGGATGTTCAACCCAATAA
- a CDS encoding sulfatase, translating into MKKIIIGLSCLCMSCVSVWKKESKDYSRNFIDKDKKRPNIILFLVDDMGWQDTSVPFWKERTPLNDIYHTPNMERLAKQGLKFTQAYAAPVCSPTRVSLMTGTNPARHRVIAWTLKYNVSNHYPSQTLEQPAWNMNGMCTEPNVPNTYHATALPQILKDNGYYTIHAGKAHFGAIGTPDADPLNIGFNVNIAGHAGGGLRSYEGLENFGNTPEMFSYQSVPGLEEFYGKDIFLTEALTQKALKELDRRPRNKPFFLYLSHYAVHIPIMGDKRFLQKYIDKGLNETEAKYASLIEGMDKSLGDVMDYLEKNHLKENTILLFMSDNGGLDRSNRGRSTNTCNAPLSSGKGSLREGGIREPMIVFWENHTKPNSETNQKVIIEDFFPTILELAKIKNYKTIQPIDGQSFVPVLKNEKMPQNRILYWHAPNNWNPKFRSLHLAPSSAIREGDFKLIYYHDTQEFELFNLKDDIGEKYNLAQKYPEKLKSLAVKLSKYLRQTHAQMPIIKATGTPVPLPDERFN; encoded by the coding sequence ATGAAAAAAATAATCATAGGACTTTCGTGCCTTTGTATGAGTTGTGTAAGTGTTTGGAAAAAAGAATCCAAAGATTATTCCCGAAATTTCATCGATAAAGATAAAAAACGCCCCAATATTATTTTGTTCTTGGTCGATGATATGGGTTGGCAAGATACTTCTGTTCCTTTTTGGAAAGAGCGCACTCCTTTGAACGACATCTATCACACGCCCAATATGGAGCGACTAGCAAAACAAGGCTTGAAGTTTACGCAAGCATATGCTGCACCTGTTTGTTCTCCCACGCGAGTAAGTTTGATGACGGGCACAAATCCAGCGCGCCATAGAGTAATTGCTTGGACATTAAAATATAATGTTTCAAATCATTACCCATCTCAGACGCTTGAACAGCCAGCGTGGAATATGAACGGAATGTGTACGGAACCCAATGTGCCCAATACTTATCATGCCACCGCACTACCTCAGATTTTAAAGGACAATGGTTACTATACGATACATGCAGGGAAAGCTCATTTTGGTGCTATTGGAACCCCTGATGCAGATCCACTAAATATAGGTTTTAATGTAAATATAGCCGGCCATGCAGGGGGCGGACTTAGAAGCTATGAAGGACTTGAAAACTTTGGAAATACACCAGAAATGTTTAGTTACCAATCGGTGCCGGGATTGGAGGAATTTTATGGAAAAGATATTTTTTTGACCGAGGCACTCACGCAAAAAGCCCTCAAAGAGCTCGATCGTAGACCTCGGAACAAACCATTTTTCTTGTATTTGTCACATTATGCAGTGCATATCCCCATTATGGGCGATAAGAGATTTTTGCAAAAATATATAGATAAAGGACTCAATGAAACAGAAGCAAAATATGCAAGTTTAATTGAAGGTATGGATAAAAGTTTGGGGGATGTGATGGATTATTTAGAGAAAAACCATTTAAAAGAAAATACCATTCTACTTTTTATGTCAGACAATGGAGGGTTGGATCGTTCCAATCGAGGACGCTCAACAAACACGTGTAACGCGCCATTGTCAAGTGGAAAAGGCTCTTTGCGAGAGGGGGGAATTCGAGAGCCTATGATTGTGTTCTGGGAAAACCATACAAAACCTAATTCAGAAACCAATCAAAAAGTAATCATTGAAGATTTTTTCCCAACAATTTTAGAATTAGCTAAAATCAAAAATTACAAAACCATACAGCCCATAGATGGGCAAAGTTTTGTTCCCGTTTTGAAAAATGAAAAAATGCCCCAAAATCGAATTTTGTATTGGCACGCGCCAAACAATTGGAATCCTAAGTTTCGTTCCCTGCATTTAGCACCATCAAGTGCCATCAGAGAAGGGGATTTCAAATTGATTTATTACCACGATACGCAAGAATTCGAATTGTTTAACTTAAAAGATGATATAGGCGAGAAATATAATTTAGCCCAAAAATATCCCGAAAAACTCAAATCACTGGCTGTGAAGTTGAGTAAATATTTACGCCAAACTCATGCGCAAATGCCTATAATTAAGGCGACAGGAACTCCCGTGCCACTACCAGATGAAAGATTTAATTGA
- a CDS encoding YceI family protein has translation MKKSVLVVLAAGLVGFTSCEKKQAVEATDAVEVTNQPSENATVFAVNTEKSNVEWRAFKFYESENKEAGHNGFFKFKSGEVGVENGALTSGTFTIDVASLESLDLNDDPDSKAKLDGHLKSEDFLHVEKYPEATFVITSVKPIEGEYNTEISGNLKLREIEKNITVKANVSVEGNQLQLNSEEFSINRKDFGVNFEGKQGVVIRDNVSLKVNVVAETK, from the coding sequence ATGAAGAAATCAGTTTTAGTAGTATTAGCAGCTGGTTTAGTAGGTTTCACTTCTTGCGAGAAAAAACAAGCAGTTGAGGCCACAGATGCCGTGGAGGTTACCAATCAGCCGAGCGAGAACGCAACTGTTTTTGCGGTAAATACTGAAAAATCAAATGTAGAATGGCGTGCCTTTAAATTCTATGAATCTGAAAACAAAGAAGCAGGGCACAACGGATTTTTTAAATTTAAATCGGGTGAAGTAGGAGTAGAAAACGGAGCTTTGACTTCGGGAACATTCACTATCGATGTAGCGAGTTTGGAAAGTTTAGACTTAAATGATGATCCAGATAGCAAAGCAAAATTGGACGGGCATTTAAAGTCTGAGGATTTCTTGCATGTTGAAAAATATCCAGAAGCTACTTTTGTAATCACTTCTGTAAAACCAATCGAAGGGGAGTACAATACAGAAATCAGCGGAAATTTAAAGCTTAGAGAAATCGAGAAAAACATCACCGTAAAAGCAAATGTTTCTGTAGAAGGTAATCAATTGCAATTGAATTCAGAAGAATTTAGCATTAACAGAAAAGATTTTGGTGTTAATTTCGAAGGAAAGCAAGGTGTCGTGATTCGTGACAATGTATCATTGAAAGTGAATGTTGTGGCAGAAACTAAGTAA
- the pheS gene encoding phenylalanine--tRNA ligase subunit alpha: MIEEIKSYLQEIEQFSSEKAAEIEEFRIKFLAKKGLLNDLFARFKEVPNQEKKEVGQALNQLKQKATEKINALKSQNVGGESQSQKEDYTKPGEPFILGSKHPISIVKNRIIEIFKRIGFALSDGPEIEDDWHNFTALNLPEYHPARDMQDTFFIQQNPDVLLRTHTSSVQIRYMENNEPPIRILSPGRVYRNEAVSARSHCMFHQIEGLYIDKNVSFADLRQTLQYFTTELFGKSKIRLRPSYFPFTEPSAEVDVYWGLETETDYRMTKGTGWLEIMGCGMVDPNVLKNVNIDPEEYSGFAFGLGLERIALLLYQISDIRMYFENDVRFLEQFKAEMGM, encoded by the coding sequence ATGATAGAAGAAATAAAATCTTACTTACAGGAGATTGAGCAGTTTAGCTCCGAAAAAGCAGCAGAAATCGAAGAATTTAGAATAAAATTTTTGGCTAAAAAAGGTTTGTTGAACGATCTTTTTGCTCGTTTCAAAGAAGTGCCCAACCAAGAGAAAAAAGAAGTGGGGCAAGCACTTAATCAATTAAAGCAAAAAGCTACCGAAAAAATCAACGCCTTAAAATCGCAAAATGTTGGTGGCGAGTCGCAAAGCCAAAAAGAGGATTATACCAAGCCCGGTGAACCGTTTATTTTAGGAAGCAAGCATCCAATCAGTATTGTAAAAAATAGAATTATCGAGATTTTTAAAAGAATCGGTTTTGCCCTATCAGACGGGCCAGAAATCGAGGACGATTGGCACAATTTCACTGCACTGAACCTACCTGAATATCACCCAGCGAGGGATATGCAAGATACTTTCTTTATTCAGCAAAATCCAGATGTTTTGTTGCGCACGCACACATCGTCTGTTCAGATTCGTTATATGGAAAACAACGAGCCGCCAATTAGAATTTTGTCGCCAGGTCGTGTGTATAGAAATGAAGCGGTATCTGCGCGTTCGCACTGTATGTTTCACCAGATTGAGGGGCTTTACATTGATAAAAATGTATCTTTTGCCGATTTAAGACAAACTTTGCAATACTTTACGACTGAGCTATTCGGTAAGTCAAAAATCAGACTTCGTCCATCGTATTTCCCATTCACTGAGCCAAGTGCTGAGGTAGATGTTTACTGGGGATTGGAGACAGAAACCGATTATAGAATGACGAAAGGTACTGGCTGGCTCGAAATCATGGGGTGTGGTATGGTAGATCCTAATGTGCTTAAAAATGTAAATATCGATCCAGAAGAATATAGCGGATTTGCTTTTGGTCTTGGTTTAGAGCGTATTGCCTTGCTTTTATACCAAATCAGTGATATTCGTATGTACTTCGAAAACGATGTGCGATTCTTAGAACAATTTAAAGCCGAAATGGGAATGTAA
- a CDS encoding serine hydrolase domain-containing protein — MRLIFYTLCVALLFACNSKNDAKLPADTPNEPLPYPVYAKPEVNLPYNSRILSKFKRVKKPYLEAFYKDYWQANKVSGGLLVAKNGEIIYEKYLGFSDKEKNKALNKDTPIHLASISKVLTAVALLRLVQEDKLKLDQFVSNVLPAFPYKDVTIRDLLTHRSGLQNYAYFKPHKRFWREEKMKSNHDVLEYLANGLSKAYNQPNKNFSYCNTNYALLALIIEKVTGERYPVVMQKMVFEPFGMNHTFVFDYKNPREVSKSYTFKGQLWSESDLDAIYGDKNIYSTPRDILQLDRAMYADNFLTPELKTLMKQGYSNERKGVKNYGLGIRMMQWDSGEKLLYHNGWWHGNYTTYVRGEQDTLTIIALGNQRNRSVYSAFSLAGVLGKYPVSLEKVKNANLLNESQKDSLTLQPE; from the coding sequence ATGCGATTGATTTTTTATACCCTATGCGTTGCATTGCTTTTTGCGTGTAATTCCAAAAACGATGCGAAACTACCCGCGGACACCCCTAATGAACCCTTGCCGTATCCCGTTTACGCCAAGCCAGAAGTGAATTTGCCTTACAATTCACGCATTTTATCTAAATTTAAGCGTGTTAAAAAACCATATTTGGAGGCATTTTACAAAGATTATTGGCAAGCAAATAAGGTAAGTGGCGGATTGCTTGTAGCAAAAAATGGAGAAATAATTTACGAAAAATATTTAGGCTTTTCAGACAAAGAAAAAAACAAAGCATTAAACAAAGACACACCGATTCATCTGGCATCGATTTCTAAAGTGCTGACGGCCGTAGCGTTGCTGCGATTGGTGCAGGAAGACAAATTGAAATTAGACCAATTTGTATCCAATGTTTTGCCTGCTTTTCCGTACAAGGATGTTACGATTCGTGATTTGCTCACCCATCGTAGTGGTCTGCAAAACTATGCTTATTTTAAGCCGCACAAGCGCTTTTGGCGTGAAGAAAAAATGAAATCCAACCACGATGTGCTAGAATATTTGGCGAATGGCTTAAGCAAGGCATACAATCAGCCTAATAAAAATTTCAGCTATTGCAATACCAATTATGCACTTTTAGCTTTAATCATAGAAAAAGTAACGGGTGAGCGCTATCCTGTGGTCATGCAAAAAATGGTTTTTGAGCCATTTGGGATGAATCATACCTTTGTGTTTGATTACAAAAATCCGCGCGAAGTTTCTAAATCGTATACATTTAAAGGTCAGTTGTGGTCAGAGAGCGATTTGGATGCCATTTACGGAGATAAAAATATTTACTCAACACCGCGAGATATCCTGCAGCTTGATCGCGCAATGTACGCCGATAATTTCTTGACGCCAGAGCTGAAAACTTTGATGAAACAAGGCTACAGCAACGAAAGAAAAGGAGTGAAAAACTACGGATTGGGCATTCGAATGATGCAGTGGGATTCGGGCGAAAAGTTGTTGTATCACAACGGCTGGTGGCACGGAAATTACACCACTTATGTGCGTGGCGAGCAAGACACGCTCACTATTATTGCACTTGGCAATCAGCGAAATCGTTCCGTGTATTCGGCGTTCTCATTGGCAGGCGTTTTGGGAAAATATCCCGTGAGTTTAGAAAAAGTAAAAAATGCTAATTTACTGAACGAAAGTCAGAAAGATAGCTTAACTTTGCAGCCTGAATAA
- a CDS encoding NUDIX hydrolase has protein sequence MAELFKYCPNCGSENHQFINSHRFECNDCGFVYYHNMAAAVMVIVERNGKYLFTIRNNEPAKGKLDFPGGFVDPGETAAEAVVRELKEELDLDLSIDDLQLIDTEANDYLFKNIPYRTLDVIFKIVLDHDVVLKKEDSEIQDVMWLSKDEIDVSKIGFRSMRKVVEKHVLK, from the coding sequence ATGGCAGAATTATTTAAATATTGTCCCAATTGTGGGTCTGAAAATCACCAATTTATCAATTCTCACCGCTTTGAATGCAACGATTGTGGCTTCGTTTATTACCACAACATGGCGGCAGCTGTAATGGTGATTGTTGAGCGAAACGGAAAATATCTTTTCACCATAAGAAATAACGAACCAGCCAAGGGAAAATTGGACTTTCCAGGTGGTTTTGTAGATCCAGGGGAAACTGCGGCAGAGGCGGTGGTGCGTGAGCTTAAAGAAGAATTGGATTTAGATTTAAGTATCGATGATTTGCAATTAATCGATACCGAGGCCAACGATTATTTATTTAAAAATATTCCGTATCGCACGCTAGATGTCATCTTCAAAATTGTACTCGACCATGATGTGGTGCTCAAAAAAGAAGATTCAGAAATCCAAGATGTGATGTGGCTGAGCAAAGATGAAATCGATGTAAGCAAAATTGGTTTCCGCTCGATGCGAAAAGTAGTCGAAAAACATGTTTTAAAATAA